The proteins below are encoded in one region of Pseudonocardia sp. DSM 110487:
- a CDS encoding SDR family NAD(P)-dependent oxidoreductase → MAERDLTGSLSGRVIAVTGGGRGIGRAVALAAAAKGARVALAYRDSETGAKAVADLVRGYGHEAETFACDVTDREQIFSFVRDTEKRFGRLDGLVNNAGIMPTSPFLEMAPEEWDRVITTNLTSAFHASQAVLPGMLARGGGTIVNIASRLGLVGWPGVAHYASAKAGLVALAKSISREFGQRGIRANCVAPGVTNTDMGRTVMEGEVGRRRMAELPLGRFGEPDEVADCVVFLLSDASSLLLGQTLNPNSGGLMP, encoded by the coding sequence ATGGCCGAACGGGATCTGACGGGCTCGCTCAGCGGCCGCGTCATCGCGGTGACCGGGGGCGGGAGAGGGATCGGCCGCGCCGTCGCACTGGCCGCCGCGGCGAAGGGGGCGCGCGTCGCGCTGGCCTACCGCGACAGCGAGACGGGCGCGAAGGCGGTCGCGGACCTGGTGCGCGGGTACGGCCACGAGGCCGAGACGTTCGCATGCGACGTCACCGACCGGGAGCAGATCTTCTCCTTCGTCCGGGACACGGAAAAGCGGTTCGGGCGCCTCGACGGCCTGGTCAACAACGCCGGGATCATGCCGACGTCACCGTTCCTCGAGATGGCGCCCGAGGAGTGGGATCGGGTCATCACGACCAACCTGACCAGCGCGTTCCACGCCAGCCAGGCCGTCCTTCCCGGCATGCTCGCGCGCGGCGGCGGCACGATCGTCAACATCGCGTCCCGGCTCGGGCTCGTCGGCTGGCCGGGGGTTGCCCACTACGCGAGCGCCAAGGCGGGCCTGGTCGCGCTCGCGAAGTCGATCTCCCGGGAGTTCGGCCAGCGCGGCATCCGGGCCAACTGCGTGGCTCCCGGCGTCACCAACACCGACATGGGCCGCACCGTCATGGAGGGCGAGGTCGGCCGCAGGCGGATGGCCGAGCTCCCGCTGGGGCGCTTCGGCGAGCCCGACGAGGTCGCCGACTGCGTCGTGTTCCTGCTGTCGGACGCGTCGTCGCTGCTGCTCGGGCAAACACTCAACCCCAACAGCGGCGGGCTGATGCCATGA
- a CDS encoding ABC transporter ATP-binding protein yields MIEIRGMSKTFVGQDGGFVEALRDVDLDVRENEFLTVLGPSGCGKTTLLKAVAGLIPWDRGDILIDGMPVRGPGPDRSMVFQNFALLPWATVLDNVAFGLRMRGVGRAEREERARSLIAMVGLSGFETKRPGELSGGMQQRVGIARALAVEPQVLLMDEPFGAVDEQTRRLLQEELLSIWEEHRLTVVFITHSMEEAVLLGDRVVLMSARPGRIAEIVPVPLQRPRSSDVGALERSGQYVEITAYLWDRLRDMHEEHRPAGVSG; encoded by the coding sequence GTGATCGAGATCCGGGGGATGAGCAAGACCTTCGTCGGCCAGGACGGCGGCTTCGTCGAGGCGCTGCGGGACGTCGACCTCGACGTCCGCGAGAACGAGTTCCTCACCGTTCTCGGGCCGAGCGGATGCGGGAAGACCACCTTGCTGAAGGCCGTTGCCGGGCTCATTCCCTGGGACCGCGGCGACATCCTCATCGACGGCATGCCGGTGCGCGGCCCGGGTCCCGATCGCAGCATGGTCTTCCAGAACTTCGCGCTGCTGCCGTGGGCCACCGTGCTGGACAACGTCGCCTTCGGGCTGCGGATGCGCGGGGTCGGCCGGGCCGAGCGCGAGGAGCGCGCCCGCTCGTTGATCGCGATGGTGGGGCTGTCGGGTTTCGAGACCAAGCGGCCCGGGGAGCTGTCCGGCGGCATGCAGCAACGCGTGGGTATCGCCCGCGCGCTCGCCGTCGAGCCGCAGGTGCTCCTGATGGACGAGCCGTTCGGCGCGGTGGACGAGCAGACCCGGCGCCTGCTGCAGGAGGAGCTGCTGTCGATCTGGGAGGAACACCGGCTGACCGTCGTGTTCATCACCCACAGCATGGAGGAGGCCGTGCTGCTCGGGGACCGCGTCGTGCTGATGAGTGCCCGCCCAGGGCGGATCGCCGAGATCGTGCCGGTCCCGCTGCAACGGCCGCGTTCCAGCGACGTCGGTGCCCTCGAACGCTCCGGGCAGTACGTCGAGATCACGGCATATCTGTGGGACCGGCTCCGGGACATGCACGAGGAGCACCGTCCGGCCGGGGTGTCCGGATGA
- a CDS encoding Gfo/Idh/MocA family protein: MDQVRVGIIMNGVTGRMGTRQHLDRSIVAIRDQGGIALKDGRRLVVDPILVGRNPAKLQDLAERYGIDRWTTSLDEALDGADDSIYFDAQTTKERAGSIRKAIAAGKHIFCEKPTATSLQDALELARMATAAGVKNGVVQDKLFLPGMRKLKRLIDADFFGTLLSFRLNFGYWVFEGDWQHLNRPSWNYRSEDGGGLILDMYPHWRYLIDNVVAPIRSVLCHAEIHIPKRWDENGNAYTSTAEDAAYGMFKLDNGVLAQFTTSWATRPYRDEIGEWQLDGTRGSAIAGLRDCRTQERANTPMPVWNPDIPNPLDFRAGWSEVPDNEEFGNAFRIQWEMFLRHVVEDAPFTWDLLEGAKGVQLAELALQSSRERRWIDVPELTLEPA, encoded by the coding sequence ATGGATCAAGTTCGCGTCGGGATCATCATGAACGGCGTCACCGGCCGGATGGGGACGCGCCAGCACCTGGACCGCTCGATCGTGGCGATCCGCGATCAGGGTGGCATCGCGCTGAAGGACGGGCGGCGGCTCGTGGTCGACCCGATCCTCGTCGGGCGCAACCCGGCGAAGCTCCAGGACCTCGCCGAGCGCTACGGCATCGACCGGTGGACGACGAGCCTCGACGAGGCCCTCGACGGCGCCGACGACAGCATCTACTTCGACGCGCAGACCACCAAGGAACGCGCCGGCTCGATCCGGAAGGCCATCGCAGCGGGCAAGCACATCTTCTGCGAGAAGCCGACCGCCACGTCCCTGCAGGACGCGCTCGAGCTCGCGCGCATGGCCACTGCGGCTGGGGTCAAGAACGGCGTCGTACAGGACAAGCTCTTCCTCCCCGGAATGCGCAAGCTCAAGCGGCTCATCGACGCCGACTTCTTCGGCACCCTGCTCAGCTTCCGGCTGAACTTCGGCTACTGGGTCTTCGAGGGCGACTGGCAGCACCTGAACCGTCCGTCGTGGAACTACCGCAGCGAGGACGGCGGCGGGCTGATCCTCGACATGTACCCGCACTGGCGGTACCTGATCGACAACGTCGTCGCGCCGATCAGGTCCGTGCTCTGCCACGCCGAGATCCACATCCCGAAGCGGTGGGACGAGAACGGCAACGCGTACACCTCGACCGCCGAGGACGCGGCGTACGGCATGTTCAAGCTGGACAACGGCGTGCTCGCGCAGTTCACGACCTCGTGGGCCACCCGGCCCTACCGCGACGAGATCGGCGAGTGGCAGCTGGACGGGACGAGGGGCAGCGCGATCGCAGGGCTGCGGGACTGTCGCACCCAGGAGCGGGCCAACACGCCGATGCCGGTGTGGAATCCCGACATCCCGAACCCGCTCGACTTCCGTGCGGGCTGGAGCGAGGTGCCCGACAACGAGGAGTTCGGGAACGCGTTCCGCATCCAGTGGGAGATGTTCCTCCGCCACGTCGTGGAGGACGCCCCGTTCACCTGGGACCTGCTGGAGGGCGCCAAGGGCGTGCAGCTCGCCGAGCTCGCCCTGCAGTCGTCGCGGGAACGGCGCTGGATCGACGTCCCCGAGCTGACGCTCGAGCCCGCATGA
- a CDS encoding LacI family DNA-binding transcriptional regulator, with translation MAERPPVRLQDVAEHAGVSLATASRMLSDPEYGGRAALRERVLAAAAELGYRPNPYARALATATSMNVGLVIHDVRDAYFATLSGGVITVAERHDLLVTIVCTYRDPRRELEYVKRLADQRVRAIVLAGSPVRDSAHNAAMHAELDAYQRSGGSVVSVTRGRTVGHVVDIDNVGGMRKLVHDVVGLGHTSFGVLAGPQRLLAVRDRLQGIKLGLKDHGITLGRDDVVYGDVSRDGGLVGAQALMSRREPPRCLLAVADVVAVGALSWLRANGISVPGDVSVTGFGGIPAAIDAVPSLTTVELPLGKVGENAMELALKPASPRHVVEVEGTVVRRDSVAALR, from the coding sequence ATGGCGGAACGGCCCCCCGTGCGCCTGCAGGACGTCGCCGAGCACGCCGGGGTGTCGCTGGCCACGGCTTCCCGGATGCTCAGCGACCCGGAGTACGGCGGCCGGGCGGCCCTGCGCGAACGCGTCCTCGCCGCGGCCGCCGAGCTGGGGTACCGGCCCAACCCGTATGCCCGTGCCCTCGCCACGGCCACCTCGATGAACGTCGGGCTGGTGATCCACGACGTCCGCGACGCGTACTTCGCAACCCTCAGCGGAGGCGTCATCACCGTGGCGGAGCGGCACGACCTGCTGGTCACCATCGTGTGCACCTATCGCGACCCCCGCCGCGAGCTGGAGTACGTCAAGCGGCTGGCCGATCAGCGCGTGCGCGCCATCGTCCTGGCCGGTAGCCCGGTCCGCGACAGCGCCCACAACGCGGCGATGCACGCCGAGCTCGACGCGTACCAGCGGTCCGGCGGATCGGTGGTGTCCGTGACCAGGGGGCGGACGGTCGGTCACGTGGTCGACATCGACAACGTCGGAGGCATGCGCAAGCTCGTGCACGACGTGGTGGGGCTGGGCCACACCTCCTTCGGCGTGCTCGCAGGCCCGCAGCGGCTGCTCGCGGTGCGCGACCGGCTGCAGGGCATCAAGCTGGGCCTCAAGGACCACGGCATCACGCTCGGCCGCGACGATGTCGTCTACGGGGACGTGTCGCGCGATGGCGGACTGGTCGGCGCGCAGGCGCTCATGAGCAGGCGGGAGCCGCCCCGATGCCTGCTGGCCGTCGCCGACGTCGTCGCCGTCGGCGCGCTGTCCTGGCTCCGCGCGAACGGGATCAGCGTCCCCGGCGACGTGTCGGTCACCGGGTTCGGCGGGATACCCGCCGCGATCGACGCGGTGCCCTCGCTCACCACGGTGGAGCTGCCGCTCGGGAAGGTGGGCGAGAACGCGATGGAGCTCGCGCTCAAGCCCGCCTCCCCGCGCCATGTCGTGGAGGTCGAGGGCACCGTCGTGCGGCGCGACAGCGTCGCGGCGCTGCGCTGA
- a CDS encoding sugar phosphate isomerase/epimerase — protein sequence MNTRLSINQITVKSWTFEETVRGLARHGIGWLGAWLGPVQDYGVERAAKLLREHDVRVSSVCRAGFFTGKNPDGGGLDPAANERAVDVTAALGGDVLYLVAGGVRDDLDLARSRQAVVDGIADLVPYAAAAGVRLAVEPLHPTMCAERSVVVTLDHALDIVERFDPAHVGLAVDTYNVWWDPNLHAALDRAGDRVISYQVCDWLVPQPHPLFGRGIPGEGSIDIPEITRAIDAAGYGGPIEIEIFNEAVWAADPEDVLHSITAGFERSVLG from the coding sequence ATGAACACCCGGCTGTCGATCAACCAGATCACCGTGAAGAGCTGGACCTTCGAGGAGACGGTCCGGGGCCTTGCCCGGCACGGGATCGGCTGGCTGGGGGCCTGGCTCGGCCCCGTGCAGGACTACGGCGTCGAGCGCGCGGCGAAACTGCTGCGCGAGCACGACGTCCGGGTCTCGAGCGTCTGCCGGGCCGGCTTCTTCACCGGCAAGAACCCCGACGGGGGAGGGCTCGACCCCGCTGCCAACGAGCGCGCCGTCGACGTGACGGCCGCGCTCGGTGGCGACGTGCTGTACCTGGTGGCAGGCGGGGTACGGGACGACCTCGACCTCGCGAGGTCGCGGCAGGCCGTGGTCGACGGCATCGCCGACCTGGTGCCGTACGCCGCGGCGGCGGGGGTGCGCCTGGCGGTCGAGCCGCTGCACCCGACGATGTGCGCGGAGCGCTCCGTCGTCGTCACGCTCGACCATGCGCTGGACATCGTGGAGCGGTTCGACCCGGCCCACGTCGGACTGGCGGTCGACACGTACAACGTGTGGTGGGACCCGAACCTGCACGCGGCGCTCGACCGTGCAGGCGACCGCGTGATCAGCTACCAGGTGTGCGACTGGCTTGTGCCGCAGCCGCACCCGCTGTTCGGCCGCGGCATCCCGGGGGAGGGCTCGATCGACATCCCGGAGATCACGCGGGCCATCGACGCCGCCGGGTACGGCGGCCCGATCGAGATCGAGATCTTCAACGAGGCCGTGTGGGCGGCCGACCCCGAGGACGTCCTGCACTCGATCACCGCCGGCTTCGAACGATCGGTGCTGGGCTGA
- a CDS encoding shikimate dehydrogenase has product MRTVALFGNPLRRQHSVVMHNAAFAATGVDARYELREVDEAGLVAQVDEARRDGWMGFQITAPHKQRVMGLLDEVEADARRIGAVNSVVADADGRLVGFNTDVLGFLAGLRSCHPGDLAGRSVVVAGSGGVGHAVAYGLATAQVGNLTVLDLDVAMPRRLAEEFADIASIEPLALGEPAVEKRLAAADVFVNATSVGMLSPGPVVDVELLNPSAAVFDVVYIPAETELVRRARARGMHAANGDRMLVAQAATAWVRWTGLADPTAVMREAVAPLLARDDLLP; this is encoded by the coding sequence ATGAGAACAGTCGCCCTCTTCGGCAACCCCCTGCGCAGGCAGCACTCGGTCGTGATGCACAACGCCGCGTTCGCCGCCACCGGGGTCGACGCCCGGTACGAGCTGCGCGAGGTCGACGAGGCGGGGCTCGTCGCCCAGGTGGATGAGGCCCGGCGCGACGGCTGGATGGGCTTCCAGATCACCGCCCCGCACAAGCAGCGCGTGATGGGCCTGCTCGACGAGGTCGAAGCGGACGCCCGGCGCATCGGCGCGGTCAACAGCGTCGTCGCCGACGCGGACGGTCGGCTCGTCGGCTTCAACACCGACGTCCTGGGATTCCTGGCCGGCTTGCGCTCGTGCCACCCGGGCGACCTGGCCGGGCGCTCGGTCGTGGTCGCCGGCTCCGGCGGGGTGGGCCACGCCGTGGCGTACGGGCTCGCGACCGCCCAGGTCGGCAACCTCACCGTGCTCGACCTGGACGTTGCCATGCCGCGGCGGCTGGCCGAGGAGTTCGCCGACATCGCCTCGATCGAACCCCTCGCGCTCGGGGAGCCCGCGGTCGAGAAGCGGCTCGCCGCGGCGGACGTCTTCGTGAACGCGACCTCGGTCGGCATGCTGTCGCCGGGCCCGGTCGTGGACGTCGAGCTGCTCAACCCGTCCGCCGCCGTGTTCGACGTCGTCTACATCCCGGCCGAGACCGAGCTGGTGCGCCGCGCCCGCGCCCGCGGCATGCACGCCGCGAACGGCGACCGCATGCTCGTCGCGCAGGCGGCGACGGCGTGGGTCCGGTGGACCGGCCTCGCCGACCCCACCGCCGTGATGCGCGAGGCGGTCGCACCGCTGCTCGCCCGCGACGACCTTCTGCCATGA
- a CDS encoding ABC transporter permease, with product MTAATTPRHSLAPTVSRSGPRPRQRPGPLRRVLDANLTYQLLTFVVFAVAWEIYAREWGGLLIPTFTETVMATVELLGSPELWRAMYVSNQALVLGFCIAVVVGVPAGILLGRFRRLERFADVYLNILLVTPMAAIIPLLVMSVGFGLASRVILVTIFSIVMVVVNCRAGVRQVDPSLIEMARSFGATERQVWSRILLPGALPAIMTGIRLGVGRAVTGMVLVELLMVSAALGGLILEYRGLFKAPLLYGTIVIILAEALLLISAARWAERKLTGWVRTNTARSTQ from the coding sequence ATGACGGCCGCGACGACCCCCCGACACTCGCTCGCGCCCACCGTGTCCCGGTCCGGGCCCAGACCCAGGCAGCGCCCCGGGCCGCTGCGCCGGGTTCTCGACGCGAACCTGACCTACCAGCTGCTGACGTTCGTCGTCTTCGCGGTGGCATGGGAGATCTACGCCCGGGAATGGGGCGGCCTGCTCATCCCCACGTTCACCGAGACGGTCATGGCCACCGTCGAGCTGCTGGGCAGCCCCGAGCTGTGGCGGGCGATGTACGTCAGCAACCAGGCGTTGGTGCTCGGGTTCTGCATCGCGGTCGTCGTCGGCGTGCCGGCGGGCATCCTGCTGGGCCGGTTCCGCCGCCTGGAGCGGTTCGCCGACGTCTACCTCAACATCCTGCTGGTCACGCCGATGGCGGCGATCATCCCGCTGCTGGTGATGTCGGTGGGCTTCGGGCTGGCGTCGCGGGTCATCCTCGTCACGATCTTCTCGATCGTGATGGTGGTGGTGAACTGCCGGGCCGGGGTCCGGCAGGTGGATCCGTCGCTGATCGAGATGGCCCGCTCGTTCGGGGCCACCGAGCGGCAGGTCTGGTCCCGGATCCTGCTGCCCGGCGCCCTTCCGGCGATCATGACGGGCATCCGGCTGGGCGTCGGGCGCGCGGTCACCGGCATGGTGCTCGTCGAACTCCTCATGGTCTCCGCGGCGCTCGGCGGGCTGATCCTGGAGTACCGCGGCCTGTTCAAGGCGCCGCTGCTCTACGGCACCATCGTGATCATCTTGGCCGAGGCGCTCCTGCTGATCTCCGCCGCTCGATGGGCCGAACGCAAGCTGACCGGATGGGTTCGGACGAATACGGCAAGGAGCACTCAGTGA
- a CDS encoding amidohydrolase family protein, with amino-acid sequence MTDTSRRDPGARVVDVHAHGVPRELLTALRSAPGSSSLPELGPDRRLRFGVRWTSPAPEALTDVPARLAEMDRTGVDVQVVSPWIELSPDELEPAARAAFLRLLNDGMAELAADHPDRLRALALVDRHDPASAAAELVRTAARPGVVGVELAAGGSAAPLHDPAWDRLWAAASECGSFVLLHPWRAGSPAGISGLRLGDIVDNPAQSTAVVGAMVLASVFDRFPDLRLCVVHGGGFLPYQAGRFDAIARLEGERSPGSVLRRLYYDSLTHSPEALSWLVGFAGSDRVLLGSDFPFATGDPAAVRAVERAPLTAAARAAVLGANACRLLGC; translated from the coding sequence ATGACGGACACCTCAAGGCGCGATCCGGGAGCGCGCGTCGTCGACGTCCACGCGCACGGCGTCCCGCGCGAGCTGCTCACCGCGCTGCGGTCGGCTCCCGGCTCGTCGTCGCTGCCCGAGCTCGGACCGGACCGGCGACTCCGCTTCGGCGTCCGATGGACGTCACCAGCGCCGGAGGCCCTCACCGACGTGCCCGCGCGGCTCGCGGAGATGGACCGCACGGGCGTCGACGTGCAGGTGGTCTCGCCATGGATCGAGCTGAGCCCGGACGAGCTCGAGCCCGCCGCGCGGGCGGCGTTCCTGCGCCTGCTCAACGACGGGATGGCGGAGCTGGCGGCCGACCACCCCGACCGGCTGCGGGCCCTCGCGCTCGTCGACCGGCACGACCCCGCGTCGGCCGCGGCAGAGCTGGTGCGCACGGCCGCTCGTCCCGGTGTCGTCGGCGTCGAGCTCGCCGCAGGCGGGTCCGCGGCGCCGCTGCACGACCCGGCATGGGACCGGCTCTGGGCTGCGGCGTCGGAGTGCGGGTCGTTCGTCCTGCTGCACCCGTGGCGGGCCGGGTCGCCCGCCGGGATCTCCGGACTCCGCCTCGGCGACATCGTGGACAACCCGGCGCAGTCCACAGCGGTGGTGGGCGCGATGGTCCTCGCGAGCGTCTTCGACCGGTTCCCCGACCTGCGGCTCTGCGTCGTGCACGGCGGCGGGTTCCTGCCGTACCAGGCAGGCCGGTTCGACGCCATCGCGCGCCTGGAGGGTGAGCGGTCTCCTGGCTCTGTGCTGCGCCGCCTCTACTACGACTCGCTGACCCACTCGCCCGAGGCGCTGTCCTGGCTGGTCGGTTTCGCCGGGAGCGACCGCGTGCTCCTCGGCAGCGACTTCCCCTTCGCCACCGGCGACCCCGCGGCCGTCCGCGCCGTCGAGCGCGCCCCGCTGACCGCGGCCGCCCGCGCCGCCGTGCTCGGCGCCAACGCGTGCCGGCTGCTCGGTTGCTGA
- a CDS encoding enoyl-CoA hydratase/isomerase family protein yields MTELVHLTRGACAEIVLDNPPMNVVTTELTAQLRSALRRIAADEEVRAVVVSGAGGRAFCAGSDIGEFESLHGRAAEGKLLLEKLVYRQLAQLPVPTIAAIEGHALGGGLELALCCDFRIATTRSKLGMPELKLGVTPGSGGTQRLPRIVGPARAKEIILLGEPLDAATALSFGLVTRVVDPGGAVAAAREMAATLAERGPVAVRIAKKLLDAATETTLDEGLALETDGSEVVFATDDVLEGARAFLGKRTPRFTGR; encoded by the coding sequence GTGACCGAGCTGGTGCACCTGACCCGTGGCGCCTGCGCCGAGATCGTCCTGGACAACCCGCCGATGAACGTCGTCACGACCGAGCTGACGGCCCAGCTGCGCTCGGCGCTGCGGAGGATCGCGGCGGACGAGGAGGTCCGCGCGGTGGTCGTGTCCGGCGCCGGTGGGCGGGCGTTCTGCGCCGGTTCGGACATCGGGGAGTTCGAGTCGCTGCACGGACGCGCCGCCGAGGGCAAGCTCCTGCTGGAGAAGCTGGTCTACCGCCAGCTCGCGCAGCTGCCGGTACCCACGATCGCGGCGATCGAGGGCCACGCCCTCGGCGGCGGGCTCGAGCTCGCGCTGTGCTGCGACTTCCGCATCGCCACCACCCGGTCCAAGCTCGGCATGCCGGAGCTGAAGCTCGGCGTCACCCCCGGCAGCGGCGGCACCCAGCGGCTCCCCCGCATCGTCGGCCCGGCACGGGCCAAGGAGATCATCCTGCTCGGAGAGCCCCTCGATGCCGCCACGGCACTGTCGTTCGGGCTCGTCACGCGGGTCGTCGACCCCGGCGGGGCCGTGGCGGCCGCGCGGGAGATGGCGGCCACGCTCGCCGAGCGCGGCCCGGTGGCCGTGCGCATCGCGAAGAAACTGCTCGACGCCGCCACCGAGACCACCCTCGACGAGGGGTTGGCGCTCGAGACGGACGGGTCCGAGGTCGTGTTCGCCACCGACGACGTCCTCGAGGGCGCACGGGCGTTCCTCGGCAAGCGGACCCCCCGGTTCACCGGTCGCTGA
- a CDS encoding ABC transporter substrate-binding protein, translated as MHIWTRHIWTRTRRLTAIALLSALTATACGGGGVETNADGTLSFTVAVIEPDITAVPILAAVDAVRQAGHQVEVVELAEPELAIEGLAKGDYAISAEATSAALIAIQQGAPIKIIADVIGNQWAIYGKPGISSCDDLSGRPFGIFSEGAVATAITKDWVDSTCADGKQPDYLTIGGSDVRAQALLTGQIDATPLELSDVVTLESSGTSGFAEVVNFAEKMPHLHPQTVYANAEFLTEHRDVAQAFVTALVQEHARINADPRHLADLVTKYLPEEDPATVARIAERYVEARLFDAAALTEQNVQGTINFFARAGVIEQGLTAKDAADLSFIEAAG; from the coding sequence ATGCACATCTGGACGCGGCACATCTGGACGCGTACGAGACGACTCACCGCCATCGCGCTCCTGTCCGCCCTGACCGCGACGGCATGTGGTGGCGGGGGCGTCGAGACCAACGCGGACGGGACGCTCTCGTTCACCGTGGCGGTCATCGAGCCGGACATCACGGCCGTGCCGATACTGGCGGCCGTCGACGCCGTCCGCCAGGCGGGCCACCAGGTCGAGGTCGTCGAACTGGCGGAGCCGGAGCTGGCCATCGAAGGCCTGGCGAAGGGCGACTACGCGATCTCGGCCGAGGCGACGAGCGCAGCGTTGATCGCCATCCAGCAGGGTGCGCCCATCAAGATCATCGCCGATGTCATCGGCAACCAGTGGGCCATCTACGGCAAGCCCGGCATCTCGTCCTGCGACGACCTGAGCGGGCGTCCGTTCGGGATCTTCAGCGAGGGCGCGGTGGCGACGGCCATCACGAAGGACTGGGTGGACAGCACGTGTGCTGACGGCAAGCAGCCCGACTACCTGACGATCGGCGGCTCGGACGTGCGCGCTCAAGCCCTCCTCACCGGTCAGATCGACGCGACGCCGCTGGAGCTGTCGGACGTGGTCACCCTGGAGTCGTCCGGCACCTCGGGGTTCGCCGAGGTCGTGAACTTCGCCGAGAAGATGCCCCACCTGCATCCGCAGACCGTCTACGCGAACGCCGAGTTCCTCACCGAGCACCGGGACGTGGCGCAGGCGTTCGTGACCGCACTGGTGCAGGAGCACGCGAGGATCAACGCCGATCCGCGGCACCTCGCCGACCTGGTCACGAAGTACCTGCCGGAGGAGGACCCGGCCACCGTGGCCCGGATCGCCGAGCGGTACGTCGAGGCGAGGCTCTTCGACGCGGCGGCCCTGACGGAGCAGAACGTCCAGGGCACCATCAACTTCTTCGCACGGGCCGGCGTGATCGAGCAGGGCTTGACCGCGAAGGACGCCGCCGACCTCAGCTTCATCGAGGCCGCCGGATGA
- a CDS encoding acyl CoA:acetate/3-ketoacid CoA transferase: protein MMIGTVEDAVALVQDGAAVWVGGSGAGHGVPQAFIDELAATFERVGRPRDLTTVRVVGIGDFGDVGFSQLALPGLARRTIGSNIGNEPRLGALVRAGALEAYSLPQGVLSGLCRDMAAGRPGHVTHVGLGTYVDPRQTGGRQNDRTTEDIVEVVELAGREWLLYHPPPIDVAVIRATTADEDGNLTFEHEPILGDSLALAMAAHNNGGRVIVQVERMAARGSLRPRDVRIPGALVDLVYVDAAQRQTYATRYSPYYSGELRAPSTGLARTPLDVRKVIARRSLLEFRRGDICNLGFGISQQIGSIAAEEGVAGALTLTVEQGIFGGVPAFGADGGAGYGYQARLEQPSMFDFYDGGGLDIASLSFAQVDRAGNVNVHAFDEHPRGPGGFINISTRTKRLCFVGTFTAGGLQVSVDDGVLTIVREGRNRKFVDAVTEISFNGELAVRKGQSVRYVTERAVFELTPDGLELIEVAPGIDVERDVLAHMDLKPAVSASLAVMDPRLFAAGPMGLAADFAGATP, encoded by the coding sequence ATGATGATCGGCACCGTCGAGGACGCCGTGGCGCTCGTCCAGGACGGCGCGGCCGTCTGGGTCGGCGGCTCCGGCGCCGGCCACGGCGTCCCGCAGGCCTTCATCGACGAGCTGGCGGCGACGTTCGAGCGCGTAGGCCGACCTCGCGACCTGACCACGGTGCGCGTCGTCGGGATCGGGGACTTCGGCGACGTCGGGTTCTCCCAGCTGGCGCTGCCCGGGCTCGCCCGACGCACCATCGGCAGCAACATCGGCAACGAGCCGCGCCTCGGTGCCCTCGTCCGCGCGGGCGCCCTCGAGGCCTACTCGCTGCCCCAGGGCGTCCTGTCCGGGCTGTGCCGCGACATGGCGGCGGGCCGGCCCGGCCACGTGACGCACGTCGGGCTGGGCACGTACGTCGACCCGCGCCAGACCGGGGGACGGCAGAACGACCGCACGACCGAGGACATCGTCGAGGTCGTCGAGCTGGCCGGGCGGGAGTGGCTGCTCTACCACCCGCCGCCGATCGACGTCGCCGTCATCCGCGCGACCACAGCCGACGAGGACGGCAACCTGACGTTCGAGCACGAGCCGATCCTCGGCGACTCGCTGGCGCTCGCCATGGCGGCGCACAACAACGGCGGCCGGGTGATCGTCCAGGTCGAGCGCATGGCCGCCCGCGGGTCGCTGCGCCCGCGCGACGTCCGCATCCCCGGCGCACTGGTCGACCTCGTCTACGTCGACGCCGCGCAACGCCAGACCTACGCCACCCGGTACTCGCCGTACTACTCCGGCGAGCTGCGGGCGCCCTCGACCGGGCTGGCGCGGACTCCGCTGGACGTCCGCAAGGTCATCGCACGCCGCTCGCTGCTGGAGTTCCGCCGCGGCGACATCTGCAACCTCGGCTTCGGCATCTCCCAGCAGATCGGCTCGATCGCGGCCGAGGAAGGGGTGGCCGGAGCGCTGACGCTGACCGTGGAGCAGGGGATCTTCGGCGGCGTCCCCGCGTTCGGCGCGGATGGCGGCGCCGGGTACGGCTACCAGGCGCGGCTCGAGCAGCCGTCGATGTTCGACTTCTACGACGGCGGCGGGCTGGACATCGCCAGCCTGTCGTTCGCTCAGGTCGACCGCGCCGGCAACGTGAACGTGCACGCCTTCGACGAGCACCCCCGCGGGCCGGGCGGCTTCATCAACATCAGCACCCGCACGAAGCGGCTCTGCTTCGTGGGCACGTTCACGGCGGGTGGCCTGCAGGTGTCCGTCGACGACGGCGTACTGACCATCGTGCGGGAGGGGCGCAACCGCAAGTTCGTCGACGCGGTCACCGAGATCAGCTTCAACGGCGAGCTGGCGGTCCGGAAGGGCCAGTCGGTGCGCTACGTGACCGAGCGGGCCGTCTTCGAGCTGACCCCCGACGGCCTGGAGCTGATCGAGGTGGCCCCCGGCATCGACGTCGAGCGGGACGTCTTGGCCCACATGGACCTGAAGCCCGCCGTGAGCGCGTCGCTCGCGGTGATGGATCCGCGGCTGTTCGCGGCCGGGCCGATGGGGCTGGCCGCCGATTTCGCGGGGGCCACGCCGTGA